A genomic region of Echeneis naucrates chromosome 24, fEcheNa1.1, whole genome shotgun sequence contains the following coding sequences:
- the eif2s1b gene encoding eukaryotic translation initiation factor 2 subunit 1b yields the protein MPGLSCRFYQHRFPEVEDVVMVNVRSIAEMGAYVSLLEYNNIEGMILLSELSRRRIRSINKLIRIGRNECVVVIRVDKEKGYIDLSKRRVSPEEAIKCEDKFTKSKTVYSILRHVAEVLEYSKDEQLESLYQRTAWVFDEKYKRPGYGAYDVFKQAVSDPAILDGLELTEEERSVLIDNINRRLTPQAVKIRADIEVACYGYEGIDAVKEALRAGLSCSTEAMPIKINLIAPPRYVMTTTTLERTEGLSVLNQAMAAIKEKIEEKRGVFNIQMEPKVVTDTDETELARQLERLERENAEVDGDDDAEEMEAKTED from the exons ATGCCGGGGCTCAGCTGTCGATTTTACCAGCACCGGTTCCCAGAGGTGGAGGATGTCGTGATGGTGAATGTGAGGTCCATCGCTGAGATGGGTGCCTACGTCAGCCTTTTGGAGTACAACAACATCGAGGGCATGATCCTCCTGAGTGAGCTATCACGTCGACGTATCCGCTCCATCAACAAGCTCATCCGCATCGGGCGCAATGAGTGTGTGGTTGTCATCCGAGTAGATAAAGAAAAGG GATACATTGATTTATCAAAAAGAAGAGTTTCCCCAGAGGAGGCCATCAAGTGTGAAGATAAATTCACCAAATCTAAAACT gTGTACAGCATCCTGCGGCATGTGGCTGAGGTGCTGGAGTACAGTAAGGATGAGCAGCTAGAAAGCTTGTACCAGCGCACCGCCTGGGTCTTTGATGAGAAATACAAACGGCCAGGATACGGCGCTTATGATGTCTTCAAACAGGCCGTGTC AGATCCCGCCATTCTGGATGGTCTGGAATTaacggaggaggagaggagtgtgCTGATTGATAACATCAACAGGCGACTCACTCCACAGGCTGTGAAAATCAGAGCAG ATATTGAAGTTGCATGCTACGGGTATGAGGGCATTGATGCTGTGAAGGAAGCTCTGAGGGCTGGACTCAGCTGTTCCACAGAGGCGATGCCCATCAAG ATCAACCTGATCGCTCCCCCTCGCTACGTGATGACGACCACCACTCTGGAGCGCACAGAGGGCCTGTCTGTCCTTAACCAGGCCATGGCTGCTATCAAGGAGAAGATTGAAGAGAAGAGAGGTGTCTTCAACATCCAGATGGAG CCCAAGGTGGTGACGGACACGGATGAGACAGAGCTCGCCCGGCAGCTGGAGCGGTTAGAGCGGGAGAATGCTGAGGTGGACGGAGATGACGACGCAGAAGAGATGGAGGCCAAAACAGAGGACTAG